A section of the Deltaproteobacteria bacterium genome encodes:
- a CDS encoding response regulator transcription factor gives MRSWLAEHLARPAWHVARDARARALNGSAEAVDPARVAQLALAVVGACARDAGSAELDVLALGEDEGGGFLVVLRSEPSALERALAEARRLWRLSPRQVEVVRELCEGCEAGEIAEKLGISWHTARDHVQAVLDKAGCERVVEMMGKMLKMG, from the coding sequence GTGCGGTCGTGGCTCGCGGAGCACCTCGCGCGGCCAGCGTGGCACGTCGCCAGGGATGCGCGGGCGCGCGCGCTGAATGGGTCCGCGGAGGCCGTGGACCCGGCGCGGGTGGCCCAGCTCGCCCTGGCGGTCGTCGGGGCCTGCGCGCGGGACGCCGGGAGCGCGGAGCTCGACGTCCTCGCGCTCGGGGAGGACGAGGGCGGCGGATTCCTGGTCGTCTTGCGGAGCGAGCCGAGCGCCCTGGAGCGCGCGCTGGCCGAGGCGCGCCGGCTGTGGCGACTCTCGCCGCGGCAAGTGGAGGTCGTGCGCGAGCTCTGTGAAGGGTGCGAGGCCGGAGAGATTGCGGAGAAGTTGGGTATCTCGTGGCACACCGCGCGGGATCACGTGCAGGCCGTGTTGGACAAAGCGGGCTGCGAGAGAGTGGTGGAGATGATGGGGAAGATGTTGAAGATGGGGTAG